From a region of the Myxococcus stipitatus genome:
- a CDS encoding adenylosuccinate synthase: MPNVVVIGAQWGDEGKGKVVDLLTEHAQVVVRFQGGNNAGHTLVVGGQKTVLHLIPSGILHPGKTCVIGNGVVVDPAVLVGEIDALRTRGFLKEDTQLLISDNAHVIFPWHKLLDSFREKARGGGAIGTTGRGIGPCYEDKVARRGIRMRDLLTPDRLRKRIEERLPKALEELKELSNQAGAPVPQLEVPQILAEFSALGERLKPYVHDASLFLSEQVRRGARILFEGAQGTLLDVDHGTYPFVTSSNCVAGNAAVGSGLGPTAIDKVMGISKAYTTRVGGGPFPTELNDATGDQLRKIGDEFGATTGRPRRCGWLDGVVLRYAVRVNGLWGLALTKLDVLSGLKSLQLCNAYELDGERITELPGDYEDLARVKPLYETLPGWDEKLAGVRSFEELPENAKRYVRRVEEISGVPVVCVSVGADRGETVLMQNPFRS, encoded by the coding sequence ATGCCGAACGTCGTCGTCATCGGAGCGCAGTGGGGAGATGAGGGAAAGGGCAAGGTCGTCGACCTGCTCACCGAGCACGCCCAGGTGGTTGTCCGCTTCCAGGGCGGCAACAACGCGGGCCACACGCTCGTGGTGGGTGGGCAGAAGACGGTGCTCCACCTGATTCCGTCCGGAATCCTCCACCCGGGCAAGACGTGTGTCATTGGCAACGGAGTGGTGGTGGACCCCGCGGTCCTCGTGGGGGAGATCGACGCGCTTCGCACGCGCGGCTTCCTCAAGGAGGACACGCAGCTGCTCATCTCCGACAATGCCCACGTCATCTTCCCGTGGCACAAGCTGTTGGACAGCTTCCGCGAGAAGGCGCGCGGCGGTGGGGCCATCGGCACCACGGGGCGTGGCATCGGCCCGTGCTATGAGGACAAGGTCGCCCGTCGCGGCATCCGCATGCGCGACCTGCTCACCCCGGACCGGCTGCGCAAGCGCATCGAGGAGCGGCTGCCCAAGGCGCTCGAGGAGCTCAAGGAGCTCAGCAACCAGGCCGGCGCGCCCGTGCCGCAGCTCGAGGTGCCGCAGATCCTCGCGGAGTTCTCCGCCCTGGGCGAGCGGCTCAAGCCCTACGTCCACGATGCGTCCCTCTTCCTCTCCGAGCAGGTGCGCCGCGGCGCGCGCATCCTCTTCGAGGGCGCGCAGGGCACGCTGCTCGACGTGGACCACGGCACCTATCCCTTCGTCACGTCGTCCAACTGCGTCGCCGGCAACGCGGCGGTGGGCTCGGGCCTGGGGCCCACGGCCATCGACAAGGTGATGGGCATCAGCAAGGCCTACACCACGCGCGTCGGCGGCGGCCCGTTCCCCACGGAGCTGAACGACGCCACCGGCGACCAGCTGCGCAAGATTGGCGACGAGTTCGGCGCCACCACCGGCCGCCCGCGTCGCTGCGGCTGGCTGGACGGCGTGGTGCTGCGCTACGCGGTGCGCGTCAACGGCCTGTGGGGCCTGGCGCTCACCAAGCTGGACGTGCTCAGCGGCCTGAAGTCCCTCCAGCTCTGCAACGCGTACGAACTGGACGGCGAGCGCATCACCGAGCTGCCCGGCGACTACGAGGACCTGGCTCGCGTCAAGCCGCTCTACGAGACGCTGCCCGGCTGGGACGAGAAGCTCGCCGGCGTGCGCAGCTTCGAGGAGCTGCCGGAGAACGCGAAGCGCTACGTCCGCCGCGTGGAGGAGATCAGCGGCGTGCCCGTGGTGTGTGTCTCCGTGGGCGCGGACCGTGGCGAGACGGTCCTCATGCAGAACCCCTTCCGCAGCTGA
- a CDS encoding tetratricopeptide repeat protein — protein MVVMRSFLIVLTSALLLGAAEPSEAARRAFARGEAALAVGRLDAAATEYRDALSLAPGYAPALNGLGSVLFRKGESKEAIARFLEATESDPNFKMAFFNLGYAARRTSDFATAARAYERYVQLQPEDADGYYGLAESYRQLGDNARAVAAYNGYIAREKRPSEQVWVQRAREHVKALGGDTLRLGVAPAQGASPATKVAEGATVSTGGASTKGTEPEAGGATVNGNAPAGSTDASRTKGLVAETNAPALAGAAELAQGKGATSEARLVPTSATPDAQIASGSGVSHGADGVLPFPSTRVASQAADAERSSNPALAAARIRDGDLLMKERRYREAAFAFLDASHADPVHVEALFKLGNALAVLGYYSQSIAKWEDAARLTQDAAIRQSAQDNIARARVKLAQSGGSPQAAGQPPGSGPVADTTRAQARRAYEEGVKRIGSKDFPGALTHLTQAIQLEPMLAVAYTARGSANIGLRRYAEAAADYQFSLELEPGAASPLYGLAESYRALGRNAEARILYERYAASTAADVRSQLQEESRQKASKLR, from the coding sequence ATGGTCGTCATGCGCAGCTTCCTCATCGTCCTGACCTCGGCCCTGTTGCTGGGGGCCGCCGAACCGTCGGAGGCCGCCCGGCGTGCCTTCGCGCGGGGGGAGGCGGCCCTGGCGGTGGGTCGGCTGGACGCGGCGGCGACGGAGTACCGGGACGCGCTCTCGCTCGCGCCGGGCTATGCCCCGGCCCTCAATGGTCTGGGCAGCGTGCTGTTCCGCAAGGGTGAGTCGAAGGAGGCCATCGCGCGCTTCCTCGAGGCCACGGAGTCGGACCCGAACTTCAAGATGGCGTTCTTCAACCTGGGCTACGCCGCGCGCAGGACGAGCGACTTCGCCACCGCGGCGCGCGCCTACGAGCGCTACGTCCAGCTCCAACCCGAGGACGCGGATGGCTACTACGGGCTGGCGGAGAGCTACCGGCAGCTCGGGGACAACGCGCGCGCCGTCGCGGCCTACAACGGCTACATCGCGCGCGAGAAGCGGCCCTCGGAGCAGGTCTGGGTGCAGCGCGCCCGCGAGCACGTGAAGGCCCTGGGCGGCGACACGCTCCGACTCGGCGTCGCGCCGGCGCAGGGCGCTTCCCCCGCCACGAAGGTGGCCGAGGGCGCCACGGTGTCGACGGGAGGCGCCAGTACGAAGGGGACGGAGCCCGAGGCCGGCGGCGCGACCGTGAACGGGAATGCGCCCGCCGGCTCGACGGACGCCTCGCGGACGAAGGGGCTGGTGGCCGAGACCAACGCGCCCGCGCTCGCGGGGGCGGCGGAGCTGGCCCAGGGGAAGGGCGCGACGTCCGAGGCGCGGCTCGTGCCCACCAGCGCGACGCCCGACGCGCAGATCGCGTCCGGGAGTGGCGTCAGCCATGGGGCGGACGGTGTCCTGCCGTTCCCCTCGACCCGCGTCGCTTCCCAGGCCGCGGACGCGGAGCGCTCGTCGAACCCGGCGTTGGCGGCGGCGCGCATCCGGGATGGCGACCTGTTGATGAAGGAGCGGCGGTACCGCGAGGCGGCCTTCGCGTTCCTGGACGCGTCACACGCGGATCCGGTCCACGTCGAGGCCCTCTTCAAGCTGGGCAACGCGCTGGCCGTGCTGGGGTACTACTCGCAGTCCATCGCGAAGTGGGAGGACGCCGCGCGGCTCACCCAGGACGCCGCCATCCGGCAGAGCGCGCAGGACAACATCGCGCGGGCGCGGGTGAAGCTGGCGCAGTCCGGGGGATCGCCCCAGGCCGCGGGCCAGCCTCCGGGCTCCGGCCCCGTCGCGGACACGACCCGCGCCCAGGCCCGTCGCGCCTACGAGGAAGGCGTGAAGCGCATCGGAAGCAAGGACTTCCCGGGTGCGCTGACGCACCTCACCCAGGCCATCCAGCTCGAGCCCATGCTCGCGGTGGCCTACACCGCGCGCGGCAGCGCCAACATCGGCCTGCGACGCTACGCGGAGGCCGCCGCGGACTATCAGTTCTCGCTCGAGCTCGAGCCGGGGGCCGCCTCTCCGCTCTACGGACTCGCCGAGTCCTACCGGGCCCTGGGACGCAACGCGGAGGCGCGCATCCTCTACGAGCGCTACGCCGCCTCCACCGCCGCGGATGTCCGCTCCCAGCTCCAGGAAGAATCCCGACAGAAGGCCTCGAAGCTGCGTTGA
- a CDS encoding PH domain-containing protein produces MTGRDAEMDGRQVFRPRQGLAAAMAVAGLLWVAVLLYLFKFEGVPLKTFLSAGFFVLFFGVSLMYYARTLIVVDARGITYRGMVRTRRFSFSDIRNVDVLPGPVTVYAIRGKWGFVHFTSFFRHHQRLARILIERAGLGPVTGR; encoded by the coding sequence ATGACCGGGCGTGACGCGGAGATGGACGGACGGCAGGTCTTCCGCCCCCGCCAGGGGCTGGCGGCCGCGATGGCGGTGGCGGGCCTGCTGTGGGTGGCGGTGCTCCTGTACCTCTTCAAGTTCGAAGGGGTGCCCCTGAAGACGTTCCTGTCAGCTGGCTTCTTCGTCCTCTTCTTCGGCGTGTCGCTCATGTACTACGCGCGCACGCTCATCGTGGTGGACGCCCGAGGCATCACCTACCGAGGGATGGTGCGCACGCGGCGCTTCTCCTTCTCGGACATCCGAAACGTGGACGTGCTGCCAGGGCCCGTCACCGTGTACGCCATCCGGGGGAAGTGGGGCTTCGTCCACTTCACCAGCTTCTTCCGTCACCACCAGCGCCTCGCCCGCATCCTCATCGAACGGGCCGGGCTGGGGCCGGTGACGGGTCGCTAG
- a CDS encoding FHA domain-containing protein — MRFEFQHLGTTTPFELSEGHHQLGGGPEDHVRLEALPPGLLSLRIEADRLMVEATRTFMVDGVLVPQGVARLVLPGEVLGLPDEMYLRVLGEATEERTQGTVAILKGLLTGTEPPAPSRAATLTCLTGLDVGRVHALADSRTLLGRGSEATLRLRDRAVSRSHACIAHDENGFLLEDLGSPNGVFLNGQRVGERTPLSEGDIIELGRTLLRFQAALEEPPPPPPPETEGGALPPPAGEAGASEPAAPSEGAPSPTEPRADAVPAPGEAPRARLEWWLLGVGVAAALVGLLVTYALATG, encoded by the coding sequence ATGCGCTTCGAATTCCAACACCTCGGGACCACCACCCCCTTCGAGCTCTCCGAGGGTCACCACCAGCTGGGTGGCGGCCCCGAAGACCACGTCCGGCTGGAGGCGCTGCCTCCCGGACTGCTGTCCCTGCGCATCGAGGCCGACCGGCTCATGGTGGAGGCCACGCGGACCTTCATGGTCGATGGTGTCCTGGTCCCCCAGGGCGTGGCGAGGCTGGTCCTTCCGGGAGAGGTGCTCGGACTTCCCGACGAGATGTACCTGCGGGTGCTGGGCGAGGCGACGGAGGAGCGGACCCAGGGCACGGTGGCCATCCTCAAGGGCCTCCTCACGGGGACCGAGCCGCCCGCGCCGTCGCGCGCCGCCACCCTCACCTGCCTGACGGGACTCGACGTTGGCCGCGTCCACGCCCTGGCGGACTCACGCACCCTGCTGGGCCGGGGCAGCGAGGCGACGCTCCGGCTGCGTGACAGGGCCGTCTCCCGCAGCCATGCCTGCATCGCGCACGACGAGAACGGCTTCCTGCTGGAGGACCTGGGCAGTCCCAACGGCGTGTTCCTCAACGGACAGCGCGTGGGCGAGCGCACGCCGCTGTCGGAAGGCGACATCATCGAACTGGGCCGGACGCTGCTGCGGTTCCAGGCGGCCCTGGAGGAACCGCCCCCTCCCCCGCCCCCGGAGACCGAGGGTGGCGCCCTCCCGCCTCCCGCCGGCGAGGCCGGCGCCTCCGAGCCCGCCGCTCCGTCCGAGGGAGCCCCGTCGCCGACGGAGCCCCGCGCGGACGCCGTGCCCGCGCCGGGCGAGGCGCCTCGCGCGAGGCTGGAGTGGTGGCTGCTGGGGGTGGGCGTCGCGGCGGCGCTGGTGGGCCTGCTCGTCACCTACGCGCTGGCCACGGGCTAG
- a CDS encoding YqjF family protein, which yields MRPFLTATWRYLAMLNYEVDAEVLKPLVPRGTELDTWRGRSFASMVGFRFLDTRVKGFAVPFHQNFDEVNLRFYVRYRGPEGWRRGVAFVRELVPRWAIATVARVVYNEPYLALPMRHTVRMEGAERGAPGQVEYAWKFGGRWHSLAARTRGTPVASVEGSQEEFITEHYWGYTPQRDGGCAEYRVEHPRWAVWHVDETAFDCDVASLYGDRFAAFLRGTPASAFVADGSTVAVHPGARLALGEHTASPPTVTSAA from the coding sequence ATGCGCCCCTTCCTGACGGCGACGTGGCGGTACCTCGCGATGCTGAACTACGAGGTGGATGCGGAGGTCTTGAAGCCGCTGGTGCCTCGCGGAACGGAGCTGGACACCTGGCGGGGACGGTCCTTCGCGAGCATGGTGGGCTTCCGCTTCCTCGACACGCGGGTGAAGGGGTTCGCGGTGCCGTTCCACCAGAACTTCGACGAGGTGAACCTGCGCTTCTACGTGCGCTACCGGGGACCGGAAGGCTGGCGGCGCGGCGTGGCCTTCGTGCGCGAACTCGTCCCCCGGTGGGCCATCGCCACCGTGGCGCGTGTCGTCTACAACGAGCCCTACCTCGCGCTGCCCATGCGCCACACCGTGCGGATGGAGGGCGCGGAGCGAGGCGCGCCCGGACAGGTGGAGTACGCGTGGAAGTTCGGGGGCCGGTGGCACTCGCTGGCGGCGCGGACCCGCGGCACGCCCGTGGCGAGCGTGGAGGGTTCGCAGGAAGAGTTCATCACCGAGCACTACTGGGGCTACACGCCGCAGCGGGATGGAGGCTGCGCGGAGTACCGCGTGGAGCATCCGCGCTGGGCCGTGTGGCACGTGGACGAGACGGCCTTCGACTGCGACGTCGCGAGCCTGTATGGCGACCGCTTCGCGGCCTTCCTCCGGGGGACTCCCGCCTCCGCGTTCGTCGCGGATGGGTCGACCGTCGCCGTGCATCCCGGAGCGCGGCTGGCCCTCGGCGAGCACACCGCCTCCCCGCCGACCGTCACGTCCGCGGCATGA
- a CDS encoding carbohydrate-binding family 9-like protein, with protein sequence MRTSASVLVPLLTLSCLAVSCRDEQAGPKPRVASVPVPAQARALDAAPADLTFRSGATFAGGTVVYLGSKVTPAQAAPGTQVRLAHYFQARSAPPQGFGFFVHVVDPNSGGMLVNADHEVQDGAAPLATWPVGKVIEDVHTLPMPSVPARVVLGFWRGDERLPVDDPNAQDGSNRMHGPRLGGAAPELPEYVVRRVAQPPKLDGVLDDAAWKAATPVVLRGSFDGREPRLRTEARIVRDDEFLYVAFDSEDPDIWGTLLERDDPIYEQEVVEVFLDANADGRTYNELQVSPHNVIFDAYFPARRQGMDLSWDSGMTTAVKVRGTLDDASDKDEGWSAEMRIPFARLAEVPHIPPRLGDRWRFNLYRLEHHQRRTVEGQSFSPLFVGDFHALPRFGWLTFE encoded by the coding sequence ATGCGCACCTCCGCCTCCGTCCTCGTCCCGCTGCTGACGCTCTCCTGCCTCGCCGTCTCGTGTCGCGACGAACAGGCGGGGCCCAAGCCGCGTGTGGCCAGCGTGCCGGTGCCCGCGCAGGCCCGCGCGCTGGATGCCGCGCCGGCGGACCTCACGTTCCGCAGCGGCGCGACGTTCGCGGGAGGCACCGTGGTGTACCTGGGCTCGAAGGTGACGCCGGCGCAGGCCGCGCCCGGCACCCAGGTGCGTCTGGCGCACTACTTCCAGGCGAGGAGCGCGCCGCCGCAGGGCTTCGGCTTCTTCGTGCACGTCGTGGACCCGAACTCGGGCGGGATGCTCGTCAACGCCGACCACGAGGTGCAGGACGGCGCGGCGCCGCTGGCGACGTGGCCGGTGGGCAAGGTCATCGAGGACGTGCACACCCTCCCCATGCCGAGCGTGCCCGCCCGCGTCGTGCTCGGCTTCTGGCGAGGGGACGAGCGGCTCCCGGTGGACGACCCGAACGCGCAGGACGGCAGCAACCGCATGCACGGCCCCCGGTTGGGCGGCGCCGCTCCGGAGCTGCCCGAGTACGTGGTGCGCCGCGTGGCCCAGCCGCCCAAGCTCGACGGGGTGCTCGACGACGCGGCCTGGAAGGCCGCCACGCCGGTGGTGCTGCGCGGCAGCTTCGATGGCCGCGAGCCGAGGCTGCGCACCGAGGCGCGCATCGTCCGCGACGACGAGTTCCTCTACGTGGCTTTCGACAGCGAGGACCCGGACATCTGGGGCACGCTGCTCGAGCGCGACGACCCCATCTACGAGCAGGAGGTGGTGGAGGTCTTCCTGGATGCCAACGCGGACGGACGCACGTACAACGAGCTCCAGGTGTCCCCGCACAACGTCATCTTCGACGCCTACTTCCCCGCGCGCCGGCAGGGCATGGACCTGTCGTGGGACTCGGGGATGACGACGGCCGTGAAGGTCCGCGGCACGCTGGACGACGCGTCCGACAAGGACGAGGGCTGGTCCGCGGAGATGCGCATCCCCTTCGCCCGGCTCGCGGAGGTGCCGCACATCCCGCCGCGCCTGGGAGACCGGTGGCGCTTCAACCTCTACCGGCTGGAGCACCACCAGCGGCGCACCGTCGAGGGGCAGTCGTTCTCCCCGCTCTTCGTCGGGGACTTCCACGCGCTGCCGCGCTTCGGGTGGCTGACGTTCGAGTGA
- a CDS encoding DNA internalization-related competence protein ComEC/Rec2, producing the protein MDRYAWRDLGTRPLFFPSLSLLLGALWLPGTSSSAWVFLLCGVFLGVIGLALARLPGAHLAVLGALWLAGAGLAAWEARVEVPLELAAGGEAVLEGVVERVDPFDDATRIRLVVVSAGRGEDGMKPARFRANLTLRASESALLPGQRLRATARLVPDTPPANPGEKDFSSARRRQGIAFGGTVAPGRLLVLVPAPVWRRTLEELRERLGSAVRAVAPSQDAAALFLTLAAGQRAALDDTWEEAFSRAGLAHVLSVSGLHVAALALMTLAVLRRLLVRAGARWRQWDVRRLAAPAAVPFVWAYVLFTGTQPPAVRSAVMATVALLGLALWRRADGLNCLATAAVVMVAWAPSSVEDLSLRLSFLAVLGLVLLVPALRQALPWPPPNPSEPRRWARVLGGARETVLQTLCASGAATLAGLPLVAAAFGRVSLAGLISNIVALPLCGLLTGLAAGGAALFVVSPWVATPVLWAGAWASELLLWLTRAFAAAPLASVEVSPFGGWAAVYAVGLLAWALGTGRWRWAGGLVPLAFVGALLTPLLRPEPGLRVTFLSVGQGDAVVISSRGQHALVDGGGSPGGIDTGERFVVPYLRHQGISRLELAVLSHPHPDHALGLVSALEQVPTARLWLPAGDEGGPLSRQVIAAARDARVEEIEAGHPSLGLGEARLEVLGPPTLPERELLEGVNDRSIVLRVRHGDVTVLLPGDVEAEAEAELLPGLEAVTVMKAPHHGSRTSSTPALLRRARPRHVIFCVGRRNRFGFPHPEVEERYRALGSECWRTDVDGAVTVESDGRDVRLVPHLAREPPSPVPRLAVEAERSQVRADDSRGHRPASAHGGPEGRPRPW; encoded by the coding sequence GTGGATCGTTACGCGTGGCGCGACCTGGGGACGCGTCCTCTTTTCTTTCCCTCGTTGAGCTTGCTGCTGGGCGCTCTCTGGCTTCCAGGAACGAGCAGCTCCGCTTGGGTATTTCTGCTCTGCGGGGTTTTCCTGGGAGTGATCGGGCTGGCGCTCGCTCGGCTGCCTGGGGCGCATCTCGCGGTGCTGGGGGCGCTCTGGCTGGCCGGTGCGGGCCTGGCCGCCTGGGAGGCGCGGGTGGAGGTGCCGCTGGAGCTGGCGGCGGGTGGGGAGGCGGTGCTGGAGGGCGTGGTGGAGCGGGTGGATCCGTTCGACGACGCGACGCGGATCCGCCTCGTGGTGGTGAGCGCGGGTCGCGGCGAGGACGGGATGAAGCCCGCACGGTTCCGGGCGAACCTGACGCTGCGGGCAAGCGAGTCCGCGCTCCTGCCCGGACAGCGCCTGCGCGCCACGGCGCGGCTGGTGCCGGACACGCCTCCGGCGAACCCGGGCGAGAAGGACTTCTCGTCCGCGCGTCGGCGGCAGGGCATCGCCTTCGGTGGCACGGTGGCCCCGGGACGGCTCCTGGTGCTCGTGCCCGCACCGGTCTGGCGGCGCACGCTGGAGGAGTTGCGCGAGCGGCTGGGCTCGGCGGTGCGGGCCGTGGCGCCGTCGCAGGACGCGGCGGCGCTGTTCCTCACGCTGGCGGCGGGACAGCGCGCGGCGCTGGACGACACCTGGGAGGAGGCCTTCTCGCGCGCGGGGCTCGCGCACGTGCTGAGCGTCAGCGGCCTGCACGTCGCCGCGCTGGCGCTGATGACGCTCGCCGTGTTGCGCCGGCTGCTCGTCCGCGCGGGGGCCCGGTGGAGGCAGTGGGACGTGAGGCGACTGGCCGCGCCCGCCGCGGTCCCCTTCGTCTGGGCCTACGTGCTGTTCACGGGCACCCAGCCTCCGGCGGTGCGTTCGGCGGTGATGGCGACGGTGGCGCTGCTGGGGCTGGCGCTGTGGCGGCGCGCGGATGGACTCAACTGCCTCGCCACCGCGGCGGTGGTGATGGTGGCCTGGGCGCCCTCCAGCGTGGAGGACCTGTCGCTGCGGCTGTCCTTCCTCGCGGTGCTGGGGCTGGTGCTGCTGGTCCCCGCGCTGCGCCAGGCGCTGCCCTGGCCACCACCCAATCCGAGCGAGCCGCGCCGCTGGGCGCGCGTCCTGGGCGGGGCGCGGGAGACGGTGCTCCAGACGCTCTGCGCCAGCGGCGCGGCCACCCTGGCCGGCCTGCCCCTCGTCGCGGCGGCCTTCGGTCGCGTCAGCCTCGCGGGGCTCATCTCCAACATCGTCGCCCTCCCCCTCTGCGGCCTGCTCACCGGGCTCGCCGCGGGCGGCGCCGCGCTGTTCGTCGTGTCGCCCTGGGTGGCCACGCCGGTGCTGTGGGCCGGAGCCTGGGCATCGGAGCTGCTGTTGTGGCTGACGCGCGCCTTCGCGGCCGCGCCCCTGGCGTCGGTGGAGGTGTCCCCGTTCGGCGGATGGGCCGCGGTGTACGCGGTGGGGCTGCTGGCCTGGGCGCTGGGGACGGGCCGCTGGCGGTGGGCGGGTGGGCTGGTGCCCCTGGCGTTCGTGGGCGCCCTGCTCACGCCCCTGCTGCGTCCGGAGCCGGGCCTTCGCGTCACATTCCTCTCCGTCGGACAGGGGGACGCGGTGGTGATCAGCTCACGCGGCCAGCACGCGCTCGTGGATGGCGGCGGCTCGCCCGGGGGCATCGATACCGGGGAGCGGTTCGTCGTGCCCTACCTGCGCCACCAGGGCATCTCGCGGCTGGAGCTGGCGGTCCTGTCCCATCCGCACCCGGACCACGCGCTGGGCCTCGTCTCGGCGCTGGAGCAGGTGCCCACCGCGCGGCTGTGGCTGCCCGCTGGCGACGAGGGAGGCCCGCTGTCCCGCCAGGTCATCGCCGCCGCGCGAGACGCGCGCGTGGAGGAAATCGAAGCGGGCCACCCGAGCCTCGGGCTGGGGGAGGCCCGGCTGGAGGTGCTCGGCCCTCCCACGCTTCCGGAGCGGGAGCTGCTGGAGGGGGTGAACGACCGGAGCATCGTGCTGCGGGTGCGCCATGGCGACGTCACCGTCCTGCTGCCCGGGGACGTGGAGGCGGAGGCCGAGGCGGAGCTTTTGCCGGGGTTGGAGGCGGTGACGGTGATGAAGGCGCCGCACCATGGTTCGCGGACGTCGTCGACGCCGGCCCTGCTGCGTCGTGCCCGGCCCCGGCACGTCATCTTCTGCGTGGGCCGCCGCAACCGGTTCGGGTTCCCCCATCCGGAGGTGGAGGAGCGCTACCGCGCGCTGGGCAGCGAGTGTTGGCGAACGGACGTGGACGGAGCCGTCACCGTCGAGAGTGACGGGCGGGATGTCCGGCTGGTTCCCCACCTGGCGCGCGAGCCCCCTTCCCCGGTCCCCCGGCTTGCCGTGGAGGCGGAGCGTTCGCAGGTTCGAGCCGATGATTCCCGAGGACATCGACCTGCGTCAGCTCACGGCGGACCTGAAGGACGCCCTCGGCCCTGGTGA
- a CDS encoding CarD family transcriptional regulator, which yields MQTSFKTGDKAVYPGQGVGEVMGIEHTEVAGQRQSFYVLRILENGMRIMIPINKVGSVGLREIISEEDVKQVYSILKEKDISVDSTTWNRRYREYMEKIKTGSVFEIAEVLRDLYLLKGDKDLSFGERKMLDTARSLLIKELSLAKDCSEEEIESDLKKIFNLA from the coding sequence GTGCAGACCAGCTTCAAGACTGGTGACAAGGCGGTTTATCCAGGCCAGGGCGTCGGTGAGGTGATGGGTATCGAGCACACCGAGGTGGCCGGACAGCGCCAGTCGTTCTACGTGCTGCGCATCCTGGAGAACGGGATGCGGATCATGATCCCGATCAACAAGGTCGGGTCGGTCGGCCTCCGGGAGATCATCAGCGAGGAGGACGTCAAGCAGGTCTACTCCATCCTCAAGGAGAAGGACATCTCGGTCGATTCCACGACCTGGAACCGTCGCTACCGGGAGTACATGGAGAAGATCAAGACGGGCTCCGTCTTCGAGATCGCCGAGGTGCTGCGCGACCTGTACCTCCTGAAGGGCGACAAGGACCTGTCCTTCGGCGAGCGGAAGATGCTCGACACCGCGCGCTCCCTGCTGATCAAGGAGCTGTCGCTGGCGAAGGATTGCTCCGAGGAAGAAATCGAGTCGGACCTGAAGAAGATCTTCAACCTCGCCTGA